The DNA segment TCGCCCGCCTCGGGCGTGATCGTCGCCGACTTCGACGCGTGGTCGATTCCCGTGACCTTCGCCGTGACGACGTTCGTCTTCTTGAGGTGACGACGCAGCGACACCACCGAGTGGCGGGCCTCGATCGAGCCCGCAGCGACCTCGGGGAGGAACGGCTGGTACGTCATGTAGGGCAGCGGGTCGACCACCGTGACCTCGGCCTCGCCGGGCCGAAGCCACTTCTCGAGCTTCCAGGCCGTGTAGAACCCCGCGTACCCGCCGCCGACGATGAGAATCTTGGGCACGGTGATTGGACTCCTTGATGTGTGATGTCTGCGTTGGCCTACGCGTCGGTACGCGTGGCACGCCTGATATGCCGAGTGGCGCCGATGCCCAACAGCGCTGCAAGCGTACCAAATCCAGCTGCGAGTGAGAGTGGCACCGTGATATAGGCGACCGTCCAGGGCGTCGGCAGGAGGGTCTGCGTGCTGTCGGCACGCGGCGGCGGCGGGTCCGCGATCGGCACGATCTCCTGCTCGTCGACCGAATCCGAATCGCCCGGCGCGGGCGCATCCGCGCGGCGATGCACGCGGATCCACTCCTCCAGGCTTCCGAGCGGGTTCTGCTCGACGAGCTCGACGTCGGCCGTGAGCGCCGCGACCGGGTCGATGATGCCGTATCCGTAGAGCGGCCCCGGCACCTCCTCGCCCTTCGGATCGGCCGTCCGGATCACGCGGTTGACGACGTTCGCGGCATCCAGGTCGGGGAACTCCGCGCGCACCAGCGCGACGAGGCCCGAGACGAGCGGCGCAGCGCCGCTCGTGCCGTCCCACACCACGTGACCGCCGTCGGGCAGCACGCCCACGAGCTTCTCGCTCGGTGCCGCGACCGCGATCGTGATGCCCTGGGAACTGGCATCGAAGCTCGCGTTCTGCTCCTTGTCGACGCCGGCGACCGCGAGCACGCCCGGGATCGTCGCGGGCGCGCCGACCTGCGTGGTCCCCGAACCCCGGTTGCCCGCGGCCGCCACGACGACGACGTCGTTCTCGAACGCGTACAGGAACGCGTCGTCCCAGCTCTCGGGCCAGTCCGGGGTGTTCCGGGTCAACGACATGTTGATGACATCCGCACCGTTGTCGACGGCCCAGCGCACGGCCTCGGCGATCTGCTCGTCGTTGGTCTTCTCCGACCCGGTGTCGAGCCCGAAGGCGACGGATGCCGTGAGCAGGTCGGCATCGGGAGCGACCCCGATCACGCCGTTGCCCTCGCCGGTGCCCCGGCCGGCCAGCAGCGACGCGACGAGGGTGCCGTGCTCGTCTTCCTCGCCGATCGGGGTCTGGCCGTCGGGCGAGCCGATGCCCGAGACATCCGTGCCGCCGACGACCACGCCGCGCAGCTCCGCGACCTCGCCGTTCACGCCCGTGTCGATGATGGCGACCTTCACGCCGTCGCCGCGCGAGGTGGTCCAGGCCTGCGTGAACCCGTAGTCGGTGAGCCAGTACTGCAGGTCGCGCACGGTGTCGGCATGCGCCGGCGCCGAACCCGACAGGGCGAGCACGCCCGCCACGAGCGCGCCCGTCGCGAGCTTCCACGCCGAACGGCGCCGAACCGCTCGGGCAGGTCGGGTCGGGCGCGGGGCGGCGGACCTCACGCCGGCTCCTCGTCGGCGTCGATGCCGTAGTCGGGGCACCGGCACACGTCGGGCGACCAGGTCGAGCGCTCGAGCGCGAGATCGCCGATGGGATTCACGCCGGGACCTGCGGCGAGCGCGTGCCCCGCGAGCGCGTGCAGGCACTTCACGCGCGTGGGCATGCCGCCGGCCGAGACGCCCGCGATCTCCTCCACCGTGCCGTACTGCTCGCGGTCGGCGAGGTACTGGGCGTGGGCCCGCGCGTACTGCTCGCGCACATCGGCATCCGCTGCGAGCAGTTCGGTGCACTCGACCATGACCTGCGCCGCCTCGAGGAAGGACATGGCCGCGGTCGCGGCCGGGTGCGTCAGGTAGTAGAAGGTGGGGAACGGGGTGCCGTCGGCCAGCCGCGGCCGTGTCGAGACCACGGTCGGGGCGCCGCACGCGCAGCGCGCCGCGATGCCGACGACGTCGCGCGCGGGGCGGCCGAGCTGGGCCGAGACGATGCGCAGGTCGCGGTCGGTGACGGGGTCGAACGGCGGGCGGGTCATCGGTTCCCCTCGTCGGCGGGCGGTTCGGTCGGCTCTGCGGGCGGCTCGGTGGGCGCGGGGTCGTCGGCACCGGCCGGGGCGGCATCCGTCACGCTCGGCGCCAGACCCGCGGTCATGACCGAGTCGAGCATGGTCCGCATCCAGTCGCCCCGATCCTCGGTGACCTTCGCCGACACCGCACGGTCGGCGTTCGTCACCGCCGCCGGATCCCGGTCGTCGATCACGAGATAGCTGATCTCGCCGGGCAGCACGTAGTAGAGGCGGTTGCGCGCCTGGGTGACGATGAAGGTCTCGTCGTTCCACCGCTCGCGCTCGTCGATGAGACGCGCGACCTCGGCCTCCATGCGCGCGACCTCGGCCTCGGCCTCGGCGATCTGCTGACGCTGCGCCGCATAGGCGGCGATGCTCGGTGCGAGCACGACCACCGCGAGCACGAGGACGCCCATCATGATGATCGAGAACCCCGAGAAGCGGATGCCGGCGAGCCAGGTCTCCGCGACGCGGCGCACCGACTGGCGCTCGCGCGAAGGACGACGTGCAGCGTTCATCGTCCTCCTCACCTCGCTGGAAACGACCGACGGGGGCGGCCACCGGCCACCCCCGCCATGCGTCTCAGCGGCGCGTCGCGCCGCTGCGCGTCACGCCGTGAACCGCGGGAATGCCGAGCGGCCCGCGTACTCCGCGGCCTCGCCGAGCTCTTCTTCGATCCTCAGCAGCTGATTGTACTTGGCCACGCGCTCGGACCGGGCGGGCGCGCCCGTCTTGATCTGACCGCAGTCGGTCGCGACCGCGAGGTCGGCGATGGTCGTGTCCTCGGTCTCACCCGACCGGTGCGAGAGCACGGCGGTGTAGCCGGCGCGCTGCGCGAGCTTGACCGCGTCGAGGGTCTCGGTGAGCGTGCCGATCTGGTTGACCTTCACCAGGATCGAGTTGCCGGCGCGCTTCGCGATGCCGTCGGCGAGGCGGGCCGGGTTGGTGACGAACAGGTCGTCGCCGACGAGCTGCAGCTTCGAGCCGAGCTGCTCGGTCAGCGTCGCCCAGCCCTCCCAGTCGTCCTCGGCCAGCGGGTCCTCGATCGAGACCAGCGGGTAGGCGGCGGCGAGCTCACCGTAGTACGCGCTCATCTCGGCGGCCGTGCGGTCCTGGCCCTCGAAGCGGTACACGCCGTTGTCGAAGAACTCGGTCGAGGCGACGTCGAGGCCGAGCGCGATGTCGGTGCCGAGCGTGAAGCCGGCCTTGCCGATCGCCTCGGCGATCAGGTCGAGCGCCGCGCGGTTGCTCGCGAGGTCGGGCGCGAAGCCGCCCTCGTCGCCGAGGCCCGTCGAGAGTCCCTTCGACTTCAGCAGGCTCTTCAGCGCGTGGTAGGTCTCGACGCCCCAGCGCAGGCCCTCGGAGTAGGTCGGCGCGCCGACGGGCAGGACCATGAACTCCTGGATGTCGACGCCGGTGTCGGCGTGCGCGCCGCCGTTGATGATGTTCATCATCGGCACGGGCAGCACGTGGGCGTTCGGGCCGCCGAGGTAGCGGAAGAGCGGCAGGTCGGCGGAGTCTGCGGCGGCCTTCGCGACCGCGAGGCTCACGCCGAGGATCGCGTTCGCGCCGAGGCGGCTCTTGTTGTCGGTGCCGTCGGCCTCGATGAGGGCGGCGTCGATGACGCGCTGGTCGGCGGCATCCAGGTCTTCGATTGCGGGGCCGAGCTCGTCGAGCACGGCGTCGACGGCCTTCTGGACGCCCTTGCCGAGGTAGCGGTCGGCCTCGCCGTCGCGCAGCTCGTACGCCTCGAACGCGCCCGTCGACGCCCCGGAGGGCACTGCGGCCCGCGAGACGGTGCCGTCGTCGAGGAGGACCTCGACCTCGACGGTGGGGTTGCCGCGCGAATCCAGGATCTCCCGCGCGCCGACAGCTTCGATGAATGCCACAGTGAACTCCTCTGTGATGGGGGTGTGCTGGACGACTCCGTCGTGGCCCGGAGGACAGTCTAGGACCCCGGTTCCGAGGCCCGCTCGCGTATGTCGCCGCGTGCGCGCGAGCCCCGACCTACGCGCCGAGGTCGCGGAACTCGAGCGACGCGGCATCCGTCGTCTCGGCCGTGACCGCGGCGAACGCGTCGAAGCCGTCGGCGCTCACCCGGTCGAGCAGGCCGCGGAAGTTCTTCGTGCGCTTCTCGAGGCGCACGCGCGCACCGGATGCCACGAGCTCGCCCTTGAGCGCGAGAAGCCGCTCGGCGGGCACGTCGCGGTCGTGCACGAGCACCACGGCGCGCGGCCGCGCGTCGTCGGCGACCGCGAGCAGGTCGACGATCCGTTCGAACCCGATCGAGAACCCGCACGCGGGCACCTCCTGGCCGAGGAAGCGGCCGATCATGTGGTCGTATCGTCCGCCGCCGCCGAGCGAGTAGCCGAAGTCGGGGTGCGCGATCTCGAAGATCGTGCCCGTGTAGTAGCCCATGCCGCGCACGAGCGTCGGGTCGAAGTCGATCGCGGTGCCCGGCACCGCGTCGCGCAGCGCGACGAGGTCGCCGAACGCCTCGACGTCGAGCCACGGGGGCGCGGCGGCCCCGTCGGCATCCGCGAGCGACCAGTCGGCCGCTGCGAGGTCGCGCAGCTCGTCGGCGATGCCCGCGCGGTCGACGCCGAGTTCGGCGAGTTCGGCGGCGACGCCGTCGGGCCCGACCTTGTCGAGCTTGTCGATCGTGATGAGGGCGCGTTCGCGCAGCCCGTCGGGCACGCCCCACGATCCGAGGATGCCCGCGAGGATGCGCCGGTCGTTCAGGCGGATCCGGCACCCGTCGAGCCCGAGCGCCTCGAGGGTCGCCACCGTCGCGGTGAGCAGTTCGAGCTCGGCCAGGGGCCCGGCCTCGCCGATGATGTCGATGTCGCACTGCACGAACTGGCGGTACCGCCCCTTCTGCGGACGCTCGGCACGCCAGACCGGTGCGATCTGGATCGACCGGAACACGGGCGGAAGCGCCGCGCGGTGCGTGGCGTAGAAGCGCGCGAGCGGCACGGTCAGGTCGTAGCGCAGGCCGAGGTCGGCGAGTGCGAGCGCGTCGCCGGACTCGGCGGCGGCGGCCAGCGCGTCGGGGGTGAGCGCGCGCTTCATGACGGCGAACGCGAGCTTCTCGTTGTCGCCGCCGAGGCCCGCGTGCAGGCGCGCGGAGTCTTCCATGACGGGCGTCTCGATCTCGTCGAAGCCGTGCGCCGCGTACACCCCGCGGATGACCGAGAGCGCGTGCTCGCGGCGGGCCTTCTCGGCGGGCAGGAAGTCGCGCATGCCGCGCGGGGGGGTCACGGTCTTCGGCATGCCCCCATTCTTCCAGCAGCGGATGCCGCAGGCCTTCCGGCCACGCATGCCGCCCGCCTTCCGGCCACGGATGCCGCCCACTCATCCCCAGACCCTGCTCACCGCAGCTCGCGATTCAGGACAACCGGCTGCGCCTGCGGCGTGTCGCGCCGCGACACGCCGGGCGCCGGCGCAAACGTCCTGAACGGACGGGAGGGGACGGGAAGGGAGGTGGGCGGGAAGGGGGTGGGGTGGGGTGGGTGGGGTGGGGTGGGTGGGGTGGGGTGGGTGGGGTGGGTGGGGTGGGTGGGAAGGGTGGGGGCGGCGGCTACTCGGCGGGGGCAGCGGATGCCTCGGCCGCGCGCACCGAGTCCCCGAACCGGCGCACGGCGCCCCGAAGCGCCCGCTCGGCGTCGAGCCCGCGGGCCCGTGCCTCGGCGACCACGCCGAGCAGCATCTCGCCGAGGGCATGCTCGTCCGCGTCGGATGCCGACGCCCCCGCGGCATCCGCCAGCGCCACCGCGGCGGGCTCGATCGACGGCACGACGCCCGCCCGCTCGGCCTTGCCGAGCACCTTCTGCGCGAGCGCGAGTGCGGGCATGCCCTGCGGCACGCCGTCGAGCACGCTCGTGCGGTGCGGCTTCTCGTCGGCCTTGAGGTCGTCCCAGAACGCGACGACGTCGGCTGCGGTCTCGGCCTCGCGGTCGCCGAAGACGTGCGGATGCCGCGAGACCATCTTCGCCGTCATGTGCCGTGCGACGTCGTCGATGTCGAACTCCTCGCCTGGGGTGTGCGCGGCGATGTCGGCGTGGAAGAGCACCTGGTAGAGCACGTCCCCGAGCTCCTCGATCATCTCCTCACGACCGCCCGACTCGATCGCGTCGATGAGCTCCCAGCACTCCTCGACGAGGTACTGCACGAGCGATTCGTGGGTCTGGTCGGCATCCCACGGGCACCCGCCGGGTGCGCGCAGGCGCGCGACCATGTCGACGAGTCCAGCGAGTCCGGGGTGCTGCGCGTCCATGACGGCAGCCTATGCCGCGGCATCCGCTCCCGGTGGGCGCGGCCTGCTCAGTGGACGACCGCGAGCATGACGCCCACGCCGATGAACAGCCCGCCGAACACGGTGTTCACGGTTCGCTGGCCGCGCACCGACCGCGTGAAGCGCCGCATGCCGTGCGCGGCGAGCGCGAAGAACCCCCACATGACGGCGACGTCGACGACCACGACGGTCGCGGCGACGACGAGGTACTGCTGCAGGAGCGGCTCACCGGGCCGGATGAACTGGGGCAGGAACGCGAGGAAGAACACGATCGCCTTGGGGTTCAGCAGGTTCACCCACAGTCCGCGGCGGAACATCGACCAGCGCGACTCGGTCCGCGGCGGCGGCGCTGCTGCTGCGTCGTCGCCGTCGTCGATCCCGTCGCCGGTCCGCGTGGGCTTGGTGAGGAGTTGACGGATGCCGAGGTAGACGAGGTAGGCCGCGCCCGCGTACCGGATCGCCTCGAACAGCACGGGCGAGGAGGCCACGAGCACGCCGACGCCGAGCGCGACGATCGCGATGTGGATGATCAGGGCGGCCTGCTGGCCGAGGATGCCCCACACCGCGCGTCGGAAGCCGAACGCGAGCGAGTTGCCCATGGTGTTGATCGCTCCCGCACCGGGCGTGAGGCTGATCACCAGGCAGGCCACCAGCAGGGTGGCCCAGAGCGAGATTGACACCGCAACAGCGTACGGCCCGAATCGGCGTTTCCCGTGCCCGGGTAGACTTGTCGACCAGGGGTGCCGGGAAGTCTGGTCGGCCGACGCGTTCGCGTCGAGTCCGTCACGTGCGTCCGCGTCACCGCGACCCGCCCGTCAAGCCCCGACCCAGAGGTGTCCATTGAACGTCCTCCGATCCGAGCGCGTCGCCGCGTTCCTCCTGCTCGCCGCCGCGATCCTCGGCCTCGTCCTCGCGAACTCGCCCATCGGGCATTCGCTCATCGAACTCAAGCACGTCCATCTCGCCGTTCCGTTCACCGATGTCGACCTGTCGCTCGGGCACTGGGTCAGCGACGGCCTGCTCGCGGTGTTCTTCTTCATCGTCGCGGTCGAGCTGCGGCGCGAGCTCGTCGTGGGCGAGCTCAACAGCTTCTCGAAGGCGGCCCTGCCCGCGATCGCGGCGATCGGCGGCGTGGTCGCTCCCGCCCTGGTCTTCCTCGCCTTCGCCGGCGGCGGCCCGACGGCCGACGGGTGGCCGATCCCGACGGCCACCGACATCGCGTTCGCGCTCGGCGTGCTGGCGATGTTCGGCCGGTTCATCCCGACGCGCGTGCGCGTGTTCCTGCTCGCCCTCGCGGTGCTCGACGACCTCATCGCGATCCTGCTCATCGCGTTCTTCTTCACCGCCGACGCCGACCTCGCCTACATCGGCTTCGCGGCGATCACGGTGACCGTGTTCGGCATGATGAGCCGCCTGCTCCGCCCGCGTTCGCCCTACATCCTGGCGCGTCGACCCCAGTGGCCGATCATCGCGGCGCTGTGCGTGCTCGCCGTCCTGACGTGGAGCTTCGTCTACCTCTCGGGCGTGCACGCGACGATCGCGGGCGTCATGCTCGGCCTGGTGATGTCGCGTCGTCCGGCCGGTCGCGCGGTGCACGGCCTCGAGCCGTGGTCCAACGGCGTGATCCTGCCGCTGTTCGCCTTCTCGGCAGCGCTGGTCGCGATCCCGCAGGTGCGGCCGAGCGAGCTCGACCCGGCGTTCTGGGGCATCCTCGTGGGCCTGCCCGTCGGCAAGCTCGTGGGCATCACGCTCATCGGCGGGCTCGCGACGCTGTTCGTGCACCGCCGGACGGGCGTCAAGCCGCTCACGTGGTCCGATATCGCGGTCGTGGCGCTGCTGGGCGGCATCGGGTTCACGGTCTCGCTGCTCATGAACGAGCTCGCGTTCCGCGCCTACCCGGAGGTCGCCGACCAGGGCGTGGTCGCCGTGCTGCTCGGGTCGGCCGTCGCGATCGTCGCCGGCGCGATCGCCGTCGCGATGAAGTCGAGGTCGTACCGTCGCCAGGGCGAGCAGGAGGGTGTCGGCGGCGCGATGTCGCGCTGATCGGGGCGGATGCCGCGGCGCGGCGGGTTCAGCCGGTGACGGCCTCCGCGGGCTGCTCGGCGGGGAAGATCGCACCGATGAGGTTCGACACCCACGCGATGAGGTCGCCGTCGCCGGGCGCCTCGCCGCCGGGCGTCGGGAACGGCACGAGTGCGACGTCGTTCTGCGGGAACAGCTTCGCGCCCGGGTACATCCGCTCGAGCCGCACGCGGCGCGAATCGGGCAGCTTCGCGGGCGCGATGCGCAGTTTCGACCCGGTCGCGATGACGTCGGAGAGCCCGGCGAGCTGCGCCTTCCGCCGCAGGCGCGAGACCGCGACGAGATGCTCGACGGGTTCGGGCAGGTCGCCGTACCGGTCGACGAGTTCCTCGACGACCAGGTCGATCGCGCCGTCCTTCGCGGCGGGGCCGCTCGCGGCGGAGAGCTTCTGGTACGCCTCGAGTCGCAGCCGCTCGCTGTCGACGTAGTCGTCGGGGATGTGCGCGTCGACGGGCAGTTCGAGCCGGAGCTCGGTCTGCCCCTCGGCGACGTCGCCGCGGAACGCGTTCACCGCCTCGCCGATCATGCGCAGGTAGAGGTCGAATCCGACGCCGGCGATGTGCCCGGCCTGCTCTGCGCCGAGCAGGTTGCCGGCGCCGCGGATCTCGAGGTCCTTCAGGGCGATCTGCATGCCGCCGCCGAGCTCGTTGTTCGCGGCGATGGTCGAGAGCCGGTCGTGCGCGGTCTCGGAGAGCGGCTTCGCGGGGTCGTAGAGGAAGTACGCGTACGCGCGCTCGCGCCCGCGCCCGACCCGCCCGCGCAGCTGGTGCAGCTGGCTGAGCCCGTACTTGTCGGCGCGGTCGATGATGATCGTGTTCGCGTTCGAGATGTCGAGGCCGGTCTCGATGATGGTGGTCGAGACGAGCACGTCGAACCTGCGCTCCCAGAAGTCGACGACGATCTGCTCCAGCATGTGCTCGTTGAGCTGGCCGTGTGCGACGGCGATGCGCGCCTCGGGCACGAGTTCAGCCAGGTGCGCCGCGACCCGGTTGATCGAGGAGACCCGGTTGTGCACGAAGAACACCTGGCCCTCGCGCAGCATCTCGCGGCGGATCGCTGCGGCGACCTGCTGGTCGGAGTGGGGCCCGACGAAGGTGAGGATGGGGTGCCGGTCCTCCGGCGGCGTCGCGAGCGTGGACATCTCGCGGATGCCGGTGACGGCCATCTCGAGCGAGCGCGGGATCGGGGTCGCGCTCATCGCGAGGATGTCGACGTTGGTCTTGAGCTTCTTCAGCGCATCCTTGTGCTCGACGCCGAACCGCTGCTCCTCGTCGATGACCATGAGCCCCAGGTCCTTGAAGGAGACCTTCTCGGTGAGGATCCGGTGGGTGCCGATGACCATGTCGACGGTGCCGTCGGCGAGACCGGCGATGGTCTCGCGCGCCTCGCGGTCGGTCTGGAACCGGCTGAGCGCCCGCACGTGGACGGGGAAGCCCGCGAACCGCTCCGAGAACGTCTCGAAGTGCTGCTTGACGAGCAGGGTCGTGGGCACGAGCATCGCGACCTGCTTGCCGTCCTGGATGGCCTTGAACGCGGCGCGGACGGCGACCTCGGTCTTGCCGAATCCGACGTCGCCCGCGAGCAGGCGGTCCATGGGGATCGGGCGTTCCATGTCGGCCTTGACCTCGTCAATGGTCTGCACCTGGTCGGGGGTCTCGACGTAGGGGAAGGCCTCCTCGAGCTCGTGCTGCCACGGCGAGTCGGGCCCGAAGGCATGCCCCTTGGCCGACATCCGCGCCGAGTAGAGCTTGACGAGCTCGACCGCGATGTCGCGCACGGCCTTGCGCGCCTTCGACTTCGCCTGCGCCCAGTCGCTGCCGCCCATCTTGGACAGGCTCGGCGACTCGCCCCCGACGTACCGGCTGAGCAGGTCGAGCTGGTCCATGGGCACGTAGAGCCGGTCGCCGGCCTGCCCGCGCTTGGACGCGGCGTACTCGAGCACGACGTACTCGCGCACCGTCTTGGGGGCCGGCTTGATCCCGGCCGTGCGGCTGGGCCCGGTCGGGCGCGCGCCGGCGACCTCGCGCTGCACGAGCTCGACGAAGCGGCCGATGCCGTGCGTGGCGTGCACGACGTGGTCGCCGGCCTTGAGCTGGAGCGGGTCGACGACGTTGCGGCGGCGGCTCGCGAGCTTCTTGACCTGACGCGAGTCGTACCCGGCGGATCGACCGTAGAACTCGGCCTCGGCGATGAGCCCGAGCCTGGCGTCGGGCACCTCGAAGCCCGCTGCGGCCTGCGCCTGCACGAGGTAGGCGACGCCCGGCTCGAGCTCGTCGGGAACGGTCTCGACGAGGCGGCCCGCGAGTCCGTGCTCGGCGAGCACGTCGCGCGCGCGTTCGACGAGGCCGTGGCCGGCGGCCGCGACGACGAGGCTCCAGCCCTCGCGCAGTCGTTCGCCGACGTGGGCGACCGCGCCCTCGACGTTGCCCTGGAAGCTCGGCACGCTCGTCGCGGCGACGCGCACGTAGGCGGCATCCGCCCCGCCCGCGGTCTCGCCCACGGCCTCGGCCGCATCGCCCTGGTCGAAGCTGGAGAAGGTCCACCACACCCGGTCGGTCCCGGGCGAACCGGGCGCGCTGAACAGCACCGACTCCCGCAGTGCCCGAAGGGTGAGGAAGTCGCCCGCGGCCAGGTCGATGGGCGCTGCGGCACCGACGGTCGCCGCACCCCATGCGGCCGCGAGGAACTCGCGGTTGGTCTCGGCGAGGCTCACGGCTCGGCCCGCGACCCGTTCCGGCCCGACGACCGCGACCGCGGCCCCCTCGGGGAGGTAGTCCGTGACGGGCACGAGGCGCTCGAGCAGTGCGGGTGCGAGCGATTCCATGCCCTCGACGGGGATTCCCTCGGAGACCTTCTCGAGCATGCCCGACAGGTTCGGGAACTCGTGCACCATCTCGCGGGCGCGCTGGCGCACCGGCTCGGTGAGCAGCAGTTCGCGGCTCGGTGCGAGGAGCACGCGTTCGACCTTCTCGGGGAGCGAGCGCTGGTCGGCGACCGAGAACGCGCGGAGCTCTTCGACCTCGTCGCCGAAGAAGTCGACGCGGACGGGGTGGTCGGCCGTGGGCGGGAACACATCGAGGATGCCGCCGCGCACCGCGAACTCGCCCCGGCGCGAGACCATGTCGACGCGCGCGTAGGCGAGGTCGACGAGGCGCAGTGCGATCGCCGAGAGGTCGTGCCCGCGGCCGCCCACGGCCAGTTCGACGGGCTCGAGGTCGGCGAGGTTGTCGGCGACGGGCTGGAGCGCGGCCCGCACCGATGCGACGACGACCAGCGGATGCCTCGGGCCGTCGGCCTTCCACGCGGCCATCCGCCGGATCGCGTGCATGCGGCGCCCGACGGTCTCGGCACTCGGGCTGAGTCGTTCGTGCGGCAGCGTCTCCCATGCGGGGAACTCGAGGATCTCGGCGCCGTCGAGGTACGGCGCCAGCGACGTGCGCAGCGACTCGCCCTCGCGGCTGGTCGCCGTGACGACGAAGAGCACCGACGGACGGCCGTTCGCGATGCGGCGTTCGAGCAGGGCTGCGAGCAGCGGCGCGTCGAGTCCGGTCGGCGCCGAGAAGTCGGCGCTGCGCTCGGCCTCGGCGAGGGCTCGGTCGATCGTGGAGGCGCGCGAGAGCGCCGTGTTCAAGCCCTGCAGGATCACCGGAGCAGTCTACGCGCGCCCGCCGACACGGCGGGCGGCGGCGGTCGGCACGAGCGGCGGCGGCGGGTCGGCACGGCCCTCGCCCGGCCCGCCGGAGACGCTCCGTCGGCGGCCGCCGATAGCATGGTCGCCGCCCGCCCCCACCGGAAGGATCCCGAATGATCATCGCCGCCGCCGACGGCTCGGCCCTCGGCAACCCAGGCCCGGCCGGCTGGGCCTGGTACGTCTCCGACGACTGCTGGGCCGCGGGCGGGTGGCCGCACGCGACGAACAACCAGGGCGAGCTGACCGCGGTGCTCGAGCTGTTCCGGGCGACGGCGCACCTCGACGACGAACTGCTCGTGCAGTGCGACAGCCAGTACGTGATCAACTCCGTGACGAAGTGGATGGCCGGCTGGAAGCGCAAGGGCTGGCGCAAGGCCGACGGCTCCCCCGTGATGAACCGCGAGCTCCTCGAAGAGCTCGACGCGGCGCTCGCCGGGCGTCGCTACCGGTTCGAGTGGGTGCGCGGGCACGTCGGCCACCCCATGAACGAGGCCGCCGACGCGCGCGCGCGGGCCGTCGCCGAAGCGTACCGACGCGGCGGCGACGTCCCGGTCGGCCCCGGATGGGCGGGCGGCTGCGACCAGCCGGCCGCCGATGCGCCCGATGCGCCGCCCGCCGTGGCCGCCGTTCCCGCGGCGTCCGTGATCGCCG comes from the Agromyces marinus genome and includes:
- a CDS encoding ribonuclease H family protein; protein product: MIIAAADGSALGNPGPAGWAWYVSDDCWAAGGWPHATNNQGELTAVLELFRATAHLDDELLVQCDSQYVINSVTKWMAGWKRKGWRKADGSPVMNRELLEELDAALAGRRYRFEWVRGHVGHPMNEAADARARAVAEAYRRGGDVPVGPGWAGGCDQPAADAPDAPPAVAAVPAASVIADRESEDAALFDFDEPEADWRTLPLELTTEEHTRLVERARAAGLTPEEFLRGLI
- the mfd gene encoding transcription-repair coupling factor; translated protein: MILQGLNTALSRASTIDRALAEAERSADFSAPTGLDAPLLAALLERRIANGRPSVLFVVTATSREGESLRTSLAPYLDGAEILEFPAWETLPHERLSPSAETVGRRMHAIRRMAAWKADGPRHPLVVVASVRAALQPVADNLADLEPVELAVGGRGHDLSAIALRLVDLAYARVDMVSRRGEFAVRGGILDVFPPTADHPVRVDFFGDEVEELRAFSVADQRSLPEKVERVLLAPSRELLLTEPVRQRAREMVHEFPNLSGMLEKVSEGIPVEGMESLAPALLERLVPVTDYLPEGAAVAVVGPERVAGRAVSLAETNREFLAAAWGAATVGAAAPIDLAAGDFLTLRALRESVLFSAPGSPGTDRVWWTFSSFDQGDAAEAVGETAGGADAAYVRVAATSVPSFQGNVEGAVAHVGERLREGWSLVVAAAGHGLVERARDVLAEHGLAGRLVETVPDELEPGVAYLVQAQAAAGFEVPDARLGLIAEAEFYGRSAGYDSRQVKKLASRRRNVVDPLQLKAGDHVVHATHGIGRFVELVQREVAGARPTGPSRTAGIKPAPKTVREYVVLEYAASKRGQAGDRLYVPMDQLDLLSRYVGGESPSLSKMGGSDWAQAKSKARKAVRDIAVELVKLYSARMSAKGHAFGPDSPWQHELEEAFPYVETPDQVQTIDEVKADMERPIPMDRLLAGDVGFGKTEVAVRAAFKAIQDGKQVAMLVPTTLLVKQHFETFSERFAGFPVHVRALSRFQTDREARETIAGLADGTVDMVIGTHRILTEKVSFKDLGLMVIDEEQRFGVEHKDALKKLKTNVDILAMSATPIPRSLEMAVTGIREMSTLATPPEDRHPILTFVGPHSDQQVAAAIRREMLREGQVFFVHNRVSSINRVAAHLAELVPEARIAVAHGQLNEHMLEQIVVDFWERRFDVLVSTTIIETGLDISNANTIIIDRADKYGLSQLHQLRGRVGRGRERAYAYFLYDPAKPLSETAHDRLSTIAANNELGGGMQIALKDLEIRGAGNLLGAEQAGHIAGVGFDLYLRMIGEAVNAFRGDVAEGQTELRLELPVDAHIPDDYVDSERLRLEAYQKLSAASGPAAKDGAIDLVVEELVDRYGDLPEPVEHLVAVSRLRRKAQLAGLSDVIATGSKLRIAPAKLPDSRRVRLERMYPGAKLFPQNDVALVPFPTPGGEAPGDGDLIAWVSNLIGAIFPAEQPAEAVTG